In Rhea pennata isolate bPtePen1 chromosome 20, bPtePen1.pri, whole genome shotgun sequence, a single window of DNA contains:
- the LOC134149380 gene encoding claudin-4-like — protein MASMGLQVLGIALSVIGWLGTILCCALPMWRVTAFIGNNIVVAQIIWEGLWMNCVVQSTGQMQCRVYDSMLALPQDLQAARALVVIAIVLAVLGTLLAIAGGKCTNCVEDNTAKVRVMIISGIIFIIAGIMILIPVSWSANTIIRDFYNPLVTESQKRDLGSSLYVGWAASALLLVGGGILCCTCPRRSEKPYSAKYTASRSVPASNYV, from the coding sequence ATGGCTTCCATGGGACTACAGGTGCTGGGCATTGCCCTCTCCGTCATCGGCTGGCTTGGCACCATCCTGTGCTGCGCGCTGCCCATGTGGCGGGTGACGGCTTTCATCGGCAACAACATCGTGGTGGCCCAGATCATCTGGGAAGGGCTGTGGATGAACTGCGTGGTGCAGAGCACGGGGCAGATGCAGTGCAGGGTGTACGACTCCATGCTGGCGCTGCCCCAGGACCTGCAGGCCGCCCGCGCCCTCGTGGTCATTGCCATCgtgctggctgtgctgggcaCTCTGCTCGCTATCGCCGGAGGGAAGTGCACCAACTGCGTGGAGGACAACACTGCCAAGGTCAGGGTCATGATCATCTCTGGAATCATCTTCATCATTGCTGGCATCATGATCCTCATCCCCGTCTCCTGGTCAGCCAACACCATCATCCGGGACTTCTACAACCCACTGGTCACAGAGTCCCAGAAGCGGGACCTGGGCTCTTCCCTCTATGTTGGCTGGGCGgcctctgccctgctcctcGTTGGTGGGGGGATCCTCTGCTGCACCTGCCCCCGACGGAGCGAGAAACCCTACTCTGCCAAGTACACGGCGTCTCGCTCAGTGCCAGCCAGCAACTACGTGTAG
- the LOC134149381 gene encoding claudin-4-like, with translation MATATMQLSGLVLAMLGWLGTILTCALPMWKVTAFIGSNIVVAQVFWEGLWMNCVYESTGQMQCKVYDSLLDLTSDLQAARALVITSIIVAFFAFLTAITGAECTRCVNDKGAKMRISIVAGAIFIVAGIVLLIPVSWSANTIVSNFYNPMVPEALKRELGAALYIGWASSALLLFGGGILCCSWPPAQQDPYPKKYRAVKTCTPMSYPMKDYV, from the coding sequence ATGGCGACGGCGACGATGCAGCTAAGCGGTCTGGTGCTGGCTATGCTGGGCTGGCTCGGCACCATCCTCACCTGCGCACTGCCCATGTGGAAAGTGACAGCCTTCATTGGCTCCAACATCGTGGTGGCCCAGGTCTTCTGGGAAGGGCTGTGGATGAACTGCGTGTATGAGAGCACGGGGCAGATGCAGTGCAAGGTGTACGACTCGCTGCTAGACCTAACCTCCGACCTGCAAGCGGCCCGCGCCCTCGTGATCACCTCTATCATTGTGGCCTTCTTCGCCTTCCTCACCGCCATCACAGGTGCTGAGTGCACCCGCTGCGTGAATGACAAGGGGGCCAAGATGAGGATCTCCATTGTGGCAGGCGCCATCTTCATCGTGGCTGGCATTGTGCTGCTCATCCCCGTGTCCTGGTCCGCTAATACCATCGTCAGCAACTTCTACAACCCCATGGTACCTGAAGCACTCAAGAgagagctgggggctgccctgTACATAGGCTGGGCTTCTAGTGCCCTCCTGCTTTTTGGTGGAGGCATCTTGTGCTGCTCCTGGCCCCCGGCCCAGCAGGATCCCTACCCCAAGAAGTACAGAGCAGTGAAGACCTGTACCCCTATGAGCTACCCCATGAAAGACTACGTGTGA